In one window of Metasolibacillus fluoroglycofenilyticus DNA:
- a CDS encoding FAD-dependent oxidoreductase, which produces MQQSLWLHHTTPITTSTLSSDTVCDICIVGAGLSGVYTAYLLAQAGLRVIVLEGKSIGEGATAHSTGKLTAQHGLFYHTLKEEDAKLYYQVNKAAIEQSLEKADKTTYNTATSFIYTTEMDNRTLLEQEYEAYKKIGIPSSLTNDTELTDKVQLALDMQRETQIHPVQFLLHFARLAQQAGAQFFTHTRVTQVTDKPTVTTAEGYTIACKKLVLCTHYPIDSIAGLNTLKLTVERAYLTATTCSDLLQGQYISIDSPARTIRTAQIDGQSYFVYGGTSHTAGTESDTMKYYDTLAQELDSKFDLSAPSFLWSAQDMTTPDSIPFVGPMIKDSPIYIATGFKKWGLSSSLVAAEILHGYFTKNEHRATQLYMPSRIQGRTVYDMLIKAGFISEQFIAGYMTRMSAPKCTHLGCKTRWNEADETWDCPCHGSRFDKKGNVIEGPAVYPLKLENGGV; this is translated from the coding sequence ATGCAACAATCATTATGGCTTCATCACACAACACCAATAACAACATCAACTTTATCGTCCGATACAGTTTGTGATATTTGTATTGTTGGAGCTGGTTTAAGTGGGGTTTATACAGCTTATTTACTTGCACAAGCAGGATTGCGCGTCATTGTTTTAGAAGGAAAAAGCATTGGTGAAGGAGCAACAGCGCATTCCACTGGTAAACTAACAGCGCAGCATGGACTCTTTTATCATACATTAAAGGAAGAAGATGCTAAGCTTTACTATCAAGTAAATAAAGCTGCGATTGAACAGTCGCTTGAAAAAGCAGACAAAACAACTTATAACACGGCCACATCATTTATTTATACAACCGAAATGGACAACCGCACTTTATTAGAACAGGAATACGAGGCATACAAGAAAATCGGCATCCCATCCAGTTTAACAAATGATACGGAATTAACAGATAAGGTTCAACTAGCCCTTGATATGCAACGCGAAACGCAAATTCATCCTGTTCAGTTTTTACTACATTTCGCAAGGCTAGCGCAGCAGGCTGGAGCCCAATTTTTCACACATACACGCGTTACACAAGTTACAGATAAACCAACTGTAACAACCGCTGAAGGCTACACAATTGCCTGCAAAAAGCTGGTATTATGCACGCATTATCCAATCGACTCCATCGCTGGTTTAAATACTTTGAAGTTGACAGTAGAGCGCGCCTATTTGACGGCAACAACATGTTCAGACCTTTTACAAGGGCAATACATTAGCATTGACTCACCAGCCCGTACAATTCGTACCGCTCAAATCGACGGGCAGTCTTACTTTGTTTATGGAGGTACATCCCATACGGCTGGAACAGAAAGTGACACAATGAAGTATTATGACACACTCGCTCAAGAACTCGACAGTAAATTTGACCTATCTGCACCTAGCTTTTTATGGAGTGCCCAGGATATGACGACACCTGATAGTATCCCCTTTGTCGGTCCAATGATAAAGGATTCTCCAATTTATATTGCAACAGGTTTTAAAAAATGGGGACTTTCAAGCTCACTAGTAGCAGCGGAAATATTGCATGGCTACTTTACAAAAAATGAGCATCGCGCTACACAACTATATATGCCAAGTCGCATACAAGGGCGTACTGTATATGACATGCTCATAAAAGCAGGCTTTATTAGTGAGCAGTTTATCGCAGGCTATATGACGCGCATGTCAGCACCAAAATGTACTCATTTGGGCTGTAAAACGCGCTGGAATGAAGCGGATGAAACATGGGATTGCCCATGTCATGGCTCTCGTTTCGATAAAAAAGGGAATGTGATTGAGGGTCCGGCTGTTTATCCGTTAAAATTAGAAAATGGTGGGGTCTGA
- a CDS encoding manganese-dependent inorganic pyrophosphatase — protein MSKTLVFGHKNPDTDTITSAIVYAYLKQQLGVEAEAVRLGDINNETKFALEKFGFNAPRFISAVTGEANQVILVDHNEFQQSAEGIEEVQILEVIDHHRVANFQTADPLYFRAEPVGCTATILNKLFKENDVEIPVNIAGLMLSAIVSDTLLFKSPTCTEQDVKAGEELAAIAGVDVAEYGLAMLKAGADLSDKSLEDLLSLDAKGFDFGNYKAVVAQINAVDIEDVLGRQAELETLLTKNAEENGLDLFFFVVTDILNNDSTAVAVGHVAEKAAASFGATIVDGRISLPGIVSRKKQIVPVLTEGLK, from the coding sequence ATGAGCAAGACATTAGTTTTCGGACATAAAAATCCAGATACAGATACGATTACATCAGCAATCGTTTATGCGTATTTAAAGCAGCAATTAGGTGTAGAGGCAGAGGCTGTGCGTTTAGGAGATATTAATAACGAAACGAAGTTTGCTTTAGAAAAGTTTGGTTTCAATGCCCCGCGTTTTATTAGCGCTGTTACGGGAGAAGCAAATCAAGTAATTTTAGTAGACCATAACGAATTCCAGCAATCTGCTGAAGGTATTGAAGAAGTGCAAATTTTAGAGGTAATTGACCATCATCGTGTTGCGAACTTCCAAACTGCAGACCCGCTCTATTTCCGCGCGGAGCCTGTAGGTTGTACAGCAACAATTTTAAATAAATTATTTAAAGAAAACGATGTGGAAATTCCTGTAAATATTGCGGGTTTAATGCTATCTGCCATCGTATCAGATACATTATTATTCAAATCGCCAACATGCACAGAGCAAGATGTAAAAGCAGGTGAGGAATTGGCTGCTATCGCAGGGGTAGATGTAGCAGAATATGGGTTAGCAATGTTAAAAGCCGGTGCAGATTTATCGGATAAATCATTAGAAGATTTATTATCATTAGATGCAAAAGGCTTTGATTTCGGTAATTACAAAGCGGTAGTTGCACAAATAAACGCTGTTGATATTGAAGATGTGCTAGGACGTCAAGCTGAACTAGAGACATTATTAACAAAAAATGCAGAAGAGAATGGCTTAGATTTATTTTTCTTTGTCGTGACAGATATTTTAAATAACGACTCTACAGCGGTAGCAGTTGGACATGTAGCAGAAAAGGCGGCAGCGAGCTTTGGCGCAACAATTGTTGATGGACGTATTAGCTTACCAGGTATCGTATCACGTAAAAAGCAAATTGTTCCTGTATTAACAGAAGGCTTAAAATAA
- a CDS encoding GNAT family N-acetyltransferase, translating to MSKKMEKKYIPLAEFFQNATQNEITLTYEAIENIMGQALPNAAYLNLSWWKKTKPPLTHYQSWVNANYNVIDVQLGQAVTFSRLKQARSDENDADENSQASIIRLIETEDARSFIRLQEQIYAQSEFEYYEPNVQHLTVQVVRKQMAEWRKFKRQTILLCITNGEFAGYSRITGYKEQRLQHAATIRIGVLKKFENTGIGTALLQNSIKWAQQNGVERLEAAIMSHNNKAIALFEKQGFAVEGTKRHSVKIDNDYYDEIIYSKLID from the coding sequence ATGTCTAAAAAGATGGAAAAGAAGTATATTCCATTAGCTGAGTTCTTCCAGAATGCAACGCAAAATGAAATTACATTAACATATGAAGCAATTGAAAATATTATGGGCCAAGCGTTGCCAAATGCAGCTTATTTGAACTTGAGTTGGTGGAAAAAAACGAAGCCACCACTGACACATTACCAATCTTGGGTTAATGCCAATTATAATGTAATTGATGTTCAGTTAGGGCAAGCCGTAACATTCTCCCGTTTAAAACAAGCACGAAGTGATGAGAATGATGCAGACGAAAATTCACAGGCTTCTATTATTCGGTTAATTGAAACAGAAGATGCTCGCTCATTTATTCGCCTGCAAGAGCAAATTTATGCACAATCTGAGTTTGAATATTATGAACCAAATGTTCAACATCTAACAGTGCAAGTTGTACGCAAGCAGATGGCAGAGTGGCGCAAATTTAAAAGGCAAACGATACTCCTCTGCATTACTAATGGTGAATTTGCAGGCTATTCACGCATTACTGGTTATAAAGAGCAGCGTCTACAGCACGCAGCTACAATACGTATCGGTGTATTAAAAAAATTTGAAAACACAGGCATCGGTACAGCATTATTACAAAATAGTATAAAATGGGCACAGCAAAATGGTGTTGAAAGACTTGAAGCGGCGATAATGTCCCATAATAATAAAGCCATTGCCCTTTTTGAGAAACAGGGCTTCGCAGTTGAAGGTACGAAAAGGCATTCAGTAAAAATTGATAATGATTATTATGATGAAATCATTTATAGTAAGCTAATTGATTGA
- a CDS encoding MurR/RpiR family transcriptional regulator has product MSICESIKKRFIRLSKGQRRVAQFVLNDPSIVTTKIASEVGKIAGVSESTVIRFCYAMDFSGYSELQKRMKEDLAYRQRE; this is encoded by the coding sequence ATGAGTATTTGTGAGAGCATTAAAAAGCGTTTTATTCGATTATCCAAAGGCCAGCGTCGTGTTGCACAATTCGTATTGAATGACCCAAGTATTGTAACGACAAAGATTGCGTCTGAAGTCGGAAAAATAGCAGGGGTAAGCGAGTCGACAGTTATCCGATTTTGTTATGCTATGGACTTTTCAGGGTATAGTGAGCTACAAAAGAGAATGAAAGAAGATTTGGCTTATCGTCAGCGTGAATAG